The window TAATAACGCGACCTTGGCTATCAACTACAGATTGGTTGAAATTGAAACCATTTAGGTTGAATGCCATAGTACTAATACCTAAAGCAGTGAACCAGATCCCTACTACAGGCCAAGCAGCCAAGAAGAAGTGTAAAGAACGAGAATTGTTGAAACTAGCATATTGGAAGATTAATCGACCAAAATAACCGTGAGCAGCCACAATATTATAAGTCTCTTCTTCCTGACCAAATTTGTAACCCTCATTAGCAGACTCATTTTCAGTGGTTTCCCTGATCAAACTAGAGGTTACAAGGGAACCATGCATAGCACTGAATAGGGAACCGCCGAATACACCAGCTACACCTAACATGTGAAATGGATGCATAAGGATGTTGTGCTCTGCCTGGAATACAATCATAAAGTTGAAAGTACCAGATATTCCTAAAGGCATACCATCAGAGAAACTTCCTTGACCAATAGGGTAAATCAAGAAAACAGCAGTAGCAGCTGCAACAGGAGCTGAATATGCAACAGCAATCCAAGGGCGCATACCCAGACGGAAACTAAGTTCCCACTCACGACCCATATAACAAGCTACACCAAGTAAGAAGTGTAGAACAATTAGCTCATAAGGACCGCCATTGTATAACCATTCATCAACAGATGCAGCTTCCCAAATTGGGTAAAAATGCAACCCTATCGCCGCAGAAGTAGGAATAATAGCACCAGAGATAATATTGTTTCCATAAAGTAAAGAACCAGAAACAGGCTCACGAATACCATCAATATCTACTGGAGGAGCAGCGATGAAGGCGATAATAAATACGGAAGTTGCGGTCAATAAGGTAGGGATCATCAAAACACCGAACCATCCAATGTAAAGACGGTTTTCGGTGCTAGTTATCCAGTTGCAGAAGCGACCCCACAGGCTTGTACTTTCGCGTCTCTCTAAAATTGCAGTCATGGTAAGATCTTGGTTTATTCAAATTGCAAGGACTCCCAAGCACACGTATTAACTAGAAAGAAAATAGATAATAGAAGGCTTGTTATTTAACAGTATAACATAGTCTATATACCAATGTCAACCAAGCCAGCCCCAACGATTGGATTTTCG is drawn from Zea mays chloroplast, complete genome and contains these coding sequences:
- the psbA gene encoding photosystem II protein D1; translation: MTAILERRESTSLWGRFCNWITSTENRLYIGWFGVLMIPTLLTATSVFIIAFIAAPPVDIDGIREPVSGSLLYGNNIISGAIIPTSAAIGLHFYPIWEAASVDEWLYNGGPYELIVLHFLLGVACYMGREWELSFRLGMRPWIAVAYSAPVAAATAVFLIYPIGQGSFSDGMPLGISGTFNFMIVFQAEHNILMHPFHMLGVAGVFGGSLFSAMHGSLVTSSLIRETTENESANEGYKFGQEEETYNIVAAHGYFGRLIFQYASFNNSRSLHFFLAAWPVVGIWFTALGISTMAFNLNGFNFNQSVVDSQGRVINTWADIINRANLGMEVMHERNAHNFPLDLAALEVPYLNG